In Arachis hypogaea cultivar Tifrunner chromosome 2, arahy.Tifrunner.gnm2.J5K5, whole genome shotgun sequence, a genomic segment contains:
- the LOC140176926 gene encoding uncharacterized protein translates to MGATPFHRSILEVRLPKHFDKPTDMRYDGTQDPLEHLTAFEARMNLEGVGDEVRCRAFPVTLAGPAIRWFNGLPQGSIYSFSDISRAFLAQFTTRIAKAKHPINLLGVTQRQGEPTRRYLDRFNDECLEIDGLTDSVASLCLTNGLLNENFRKHLTTKPVWTMHEIQTVAKEYINDEEVSRVVAANKRQSSYNQPRQQGNGERLKEQTREEAPNKAPRTYPRVRKFTNYTPLTLPIVEVYQQIAEKGILPKPRPLKDRTGGNKNLYCDYHKGYGYLTQDCFDLKDALEQAIREGKLAALSHLIREPRRRYRDQDEEGKTRSAKQRQEPEDGNHGLTVINVVTAKNAAPRSRSAHKKDAKILSISSSSMRNSKKPPSISFGPEDQWFDDAPENPPMVITARVGTGLVKCILVDTGADLNIMFRNVFDALGLRDADLTTHQHGIIGLGDHFIKPDGVISLPISVGPSQGRRSAMAEFVILRDSTAYNIILGRKTINDFEAIINTKLLVMKFVTDDRSIGSVRGDLETAVACDNASLSLRKKSKEASGVFLADLDARVDDKPRPEPEGDLEKFMIGDAEERFTFVNKNLPHELKEPLVEMIRANRDLFAWTPADMPGIDPKIMSHHLAVKAEARLVAQRRRKMSAERAEEVAKQTASLLEAGFIREVDYSTWLSNVVLIPMHRPDEDKAAFITPGGTFCYKVMPFGLKNAGATYQRLMNRIFHDLIGKTVEVYVDDILAKTTRPDDLLNDLASVFASLRQHGMRLNPLKCAFAMEAGKFLGFMITQRGVEANPEKCQAILQMKSPGSIKDVQRLAGRLASLSRFLGASATMALPFFNLMKKGIAFEWTPACEEAFRHFKEILAAPPVLGKPKDGEPLYLYLTITGETLAAVLVREERRVQQPVYFVSRALQGAELRYNKLEKLALALLTSSRRLKQYFQSHQIVVRTDQGIRQVLQKPDLAGRMMTWSIELSQYDIRYEPRQAIKAQAMTNFLVE, encoded by the exons ATGGGAGCCACCCCATTCCACCGATCTATCCTCGAAGTCCGGTtgccgaaacacttcgacaaaccaacggacatgaggtacgacggaACTCAAGACCCTCTAGAACACctcacggccttcgaggccaggatgaatctGGAGGGAGTAGGGGACGAGGTAAGATGCCGTGCCTTCCCAGTAACCTTAGCGGGACCCGCGATCAGGTGGTTTAACGGCCTCCCGCAGGGATCCATCTACAGTTTCTCAGACATCAGCCGTGCATTCCTGGCCCAATTTACAACACGAATAGCAAAGGCAAAGCACCCGATCAACCTTCTGGGGGTAACCCAGAGACAAGGAGAGCCGACCAGGAGGTACCTGGATCGGTTCAACGATGAATGCTTGGAAATCGACGGCCTAACCGATTCGGTGGCCAGTCTTTGCCTGACGAACGGCCTCCTCAACGAGAACTTCCGAAAACATCTTACCACGAAACCGGTTTGGACGATGCACGAGATCCAGACGGTAGCCAAAGAGTACATAaatgacgaggaagtcagccgagTTGTGGCTGCCAACAAACGGCAGTCCAGCTACAATCAACCCCGGCAACAGGGCAACGGGGAAAGGCTAAAGGAACAAACCAGGGAAGAGGCGCCAAACAAGGCACCAAGGACATACCCCCGAGTCAGGAAATTCACCAACTACACTCCGCTCACTCTTCCCATCGTGGAAGTTTACCAACAAATAGCCGAGAAAGGAATCCTGCCGAAGCCCCGACCACTCAAGGACCGCACTGGGGGGAACAAAAACCTCTATTGCGATTACCACAAAGGCTACGGTTACCTAACGCAGGACTGTTTTGACCTAAAAGATGCACTAGAACAAGCGATAAGGGAAGGTAAACTAGCAGCATTATCCCACCTAATCAGGGAGCCAAGGAGACGTTATCGCGACCAAGACGAAGAAGGCAAAACCCGTTCAGCAAAGCAGCGACAAGAGCCAGAAGACGGAAATCACGGCCTCACTGTGATAAACGTGGTGACGGCCAAAAATGCCGCACCAAGATCCAGATCGGCACACAAGAAAGACGCAAAGATATTGTCGATCTCCTCCTCGTCGATGCGAAACTCTAAGAAGCCTCCATCCATTTCTTTCGGCCCGGaagaccaatggttcgacgaCGCCCCGGAAAATccacccatggtcatcacggccagagtgggaaccggTCTCGTCAAATGCATCCTTGTTGACACGGGGGCGGACTTgaacatcatgttccgcaatGTATTCGACGCACTGGGACTAAGGGACGCCGATTTGACGACTCACCAACACGGGATCATTGGTTTGGGCGACCATTTCATCAAACCAGACGGAGTAATATCCCTGCCAATCTCAGTGGGACCATCCCAGGGCCGAAGATCAGCGATGGCCGAGTTCGTGATCCTCCGAGACTCCACCGCCTATAATATCATCTTGGGAAGGAAGACGATCAACGATTTCGAGGCCATAATCAACACAAAGCTACTAGTCATGAAATTCGTTACCGATGACAGATCTATAGGATCCGTAAGAGGAGACCTTGAGACGGCGGTCGCTTGTGACAATGCCAGCCTCTCCCTAAGAAAGAAGTCCAAGGAGGCGTCCGGCGTGTTCCTAGCCGACCTAGATGCCAGAGTAGACGACAAACCCAGACCGGAACCAGAAGGGGATCTGGAGAAGTTCATGATCGGCGACGCGGAGGAAAGATTCACGTTCGTCAACAAGAACCTCCCGCACGAGTTGAAGGAGCCCTTGGTCGAAATGATAAGAGCCAATAGGGACTTGTTCGCCTGGACAccggccgacatgccgggcatagacccaaaAATTATGTCGCATCATTTAGCCGTCAAGGCGGAAGCGCGTCTAGTAGCCCAACGGAGGAGAAAAATGTCGGCGGAGagggcagaggaggtggccaagcagacggccagcctcctagaagcaggTTTTATACGAGAAGTAGACTATTCGACATGGCTCTCGAATGTAGTTCTG ataccgatgcaccgtccAGACGAAGACAAGgcggcgttcataacgccgggGGGAACTTTCTGCTATAAGGTGATGCCATTCGGCCTAAAAAATGCGGGGGCAACATACCAAAGGCTCATGAATAGGATATTCCACGACCTCATAGGGAAGACAgttgaagtctacgtggacgacatccttGCGAAAACAACGCGACCTGACGACCTCCTGAACGATCTGGCGAGTGTATTCGCGTCCCTTCGACAACATGGCATGAGGCTGAACCCCCTCAAGTGTGCTTTCGCCATGGAAGCTGGAAAGTTCCTTggattcatgataacccaaagagggGTAGAAGCCAACCCGGAGAAGTGCCAGGCGATACTCCAAATGAAGAGCCCAGGCAGTATCAAGGACGTCCAAAGGTTGGCAGGACGGCTGGCCTCATTATCACGGTTTCTCGGAGCGTCGGCAACAATGGCCTTACCGTTCTTTAACCTCATGAAGAAAGGAATAGCGTTCGAGTGGACGCCCGCATGCGAGGAAGCCTTTCGGCACTTTAAGGAAATCCTGGCAGCACCCCCGGTCCTCGGGAAGCCAAAGGACGGGGAGCCATTATACCTGTACCTCACCATAACAGGAGAAACCCTGGCCGCCGTTTTGGTACGAGAAGAAAGGAGGGTGCAACAACCAGTCTATTTTGTCAGCAGGGCCCTACAAGGGGCAGAGTTGAGATATAACAAATTGGAAAAGCTAGCTCTGGCACTCCTGACCTCTTCGCGGAGGTTAAAGCAATACTTCCAAAGTCACCAGATTGTCGTAAGAACGGACCAGGGGATCCGGCAAGTGCTCCAAAAACCAGACTtggcgggaagaatgatgaccTGGTCCATTGAACTTTCCCAATACGACATTCGATACGAACCCCGGCAAGCCATCAAAGCGCAGGCGATGACAAATTTTCTAGTAGAATGA